A stretch of the Bubalus kerabau isolate K-KA32 ecotype Philippines breed swamp buffalo chromosome 11, PCC_UOA_SB_1v2, whole genome shotgun sequence genome encodes the following:
- the FAM98A gene encoding protein FAM98A, with product MECDLMETDILESLEDLGYKGPLLEDGALSQAVTAGASSPEFTKLCAWLVSELRVLCKLEENVQATNSPSEAEEFQLEVSGLLGEMNCPYLSLTSGDVTKRLLIQKNCLLLLTYLISELEAARMLCVNTLPKKAQEGGGSEVFQELKGICIALGMSKPPANITMFQFFSGIEKKLKETLAKVPPNHVGKPLLKKPMGPAHWEKIEAINQAVANEYEVRRKLLIKRLDVTVQSFGWSDRAKSQTEKLAKVYQPKRSVLSPKSTISVAHLLAARQDLSKILRTSSGSIREKTACAINKVLMGRVPDRGGRPNEIEPPPPEMPPWQKRQDGPQQPAGGRGGGRGGYEHSSYGGRGGHEQQAGGRGGRGGGGGYDHGGRGGGGGSYDHGGRGGGRGNKHQGGWTDGGSGGGGGYQEGSYRDSGFQPSGYHGGHSGGYQGGGYGGFQTTTYTGSGYQGGGYQQDNRYQDGGHHSDRGGGRGGRGGRGGRGGRAGQGGGWGGRGSQNYHQGGQFEQHFQHGGYQYNHSGFGQGRHYTS from the exons ATGGAGTGTGACCTCATGGAGACTGACATCTTGGAGTCGTTGGAAGATCTCGG TTACAAGGGTCCATTGTTAGAAGATGGAGCTCTGTCTCAGGCCGTCACTGCTGGAGCCAGTTCCCCTGAGTTTACCAAACTCTGTGCTTGGTTGGTGTCTGAATTAAGAGTGCTCTGTAAACTAGAAGAAAATGTGCAAGCAACTAACA gCCCAAGTGAAGCTGAAGAATTCCAGCTTGAGGTGAGTGGGCTACTAGGGGAGATGAACTGTCCATATCTTTCACTGACATCTGGGGATGTGACCAAGCGCCTTCTCATTCAGAAGAACTGCCTCCTTTTGCTCA CATACCTCATCTCAGAACTAGAAGCTGCCAGAATGCTCTGTGTGAATACTCTTCCAAAAAAAGCTCAAGAAGGAGGCGGTAGTGAGGTCTTTCAAGAGTTGAAAGGCATATGTATTGCTCTAGGAATGTCCAAACCTCCAGCCAATATAACTATGTTCCAATTCTTCAGCGGGATTGAAAAAAAA TTAAAGGAAACATTAGCAAAAGTTCCACCTAATCATGTGGGAAAGCCTTTATTGAAGAAGCCAATGGGACCGGCCCACTGG gAAAAGATAGAAGCAATTAACCAAGCTGTGGCCAATGAATATGAAGTTCGGAGAAAGCTGCTAATAAAACGTTTGGACGTCACGGTCCAGTCTTTTGGCTGGTCTGACAGAGCTAAG AGTCAAACAGAAAAACTGGCGAAAGTTTACCAGCCAAAACGCTCAGTCTTGTCTCCTAAAAGTACTATTTCTGTTGCCCACCTTTTGGCTGCAAGACAAGACTTGTCAAAGATCTTAAGGACGAGCAGTGGCTCTATAAGAGAAAAGACTGCCTGTGCCATCAATAAG GTGTTGATGGGCAGAGTTCCTGACAGAGGAGGTAGGCCCAATGAAATCGAACCTCCACCCCCAGAGATGCCACCATGGCAGAAGAGGCAGGATGGCCCCCAGCAGCCAGCAGGAGGACGAGGAGGCGGGAGAGGGGGCTATGAACATTCCTCATACGGAGGACGAGGAGGCCATGAACAGCAAGCAGGAGGGAGAGGTggacgcggcggcggcggcggctatGACCACGgtggccgcggcggcggcggcggcagctatGACCACGGTGGCCGcgggggaggaagaggaaataaGCACCAAGGAGGCTGGACAGATGGAgggagcgggggagggggcggcTACCAAGAAGGCAGTTATCGAGATTCGGGTTTCCAGCCCAGCGGCTATCACGGTGGCCACAGTGGTGGCTATCAGGGCGGTGGTTATGGTGGCTTCCAGACAACTACATACACAGGAAGTGGGTACCAGGGTGGTGGATATCAGCAGGACAATAGATACCAAGATGGTGGGCATCACAGTGATCGAGGCGGGGGTCGTGGAGGGAGAGGGGGTCGTGGAGGCCGAGGCGGACGCGCTGGCCAAGGAGGAGgttggggaggaagagggagcCAGAATTATCATCAAGGGGGGCAATTTGAACAGCACTTCCAGCATGGAGGTTACCAGTATAATCATTCTGGATTTGGACAGGGAAGACATTATACTAGTTGA